A window of Zingiber officinale cultivar Zhangliang chromosome 5A, Zo_v1.1, whole genome shotgun sequence contains these coding sequences:
- the LOC121981673 gene encoding photosynthetic NDH subunit of lumenal location 4, chloroplastic-like isoform X2 translates to MFTISTLSVTPSTPRFLSLPPRCHKVTPFLSERGPISVPPPSPLPIGDSRVEAAAASAPSLSSSCSYAESVPSTSRRLVGAGMCLLLMSSFADDANATRIQYFATVGEPLCDMNFARSGLGYCDVAVGTGAVAPRSELINVHYTARFADGTVFDSSYKRGRPLTMRIGAGKVLPGLDQGILGGGGVPPMHVGGKRKLLIPPLLAYGPEPAGCFQGLWRCIFHIS, encoded by the exons ATGTTCACCATATCCACGCTATCTGTTACGCCTTCTACTCCTCGCTTCCTTTCCCTCCCTCCCAGATGCCACAAGGTCACGCCTTTCCTCTCCGAGAGAGGTCCCATCTCCGTCCCTCCGCCATCTCCTCTCCCCATCGGCGACTCCCGCGTGGAGGCCGCCGCAGCCTCCgccccctccctctcttcttcctgtTCGTATGCGGAATCGGTTCCTTCGACTAGTAGGAGGCTGGTTGGAGCAGGAATGTGTCTCTTGCTGATGTCTTCTTTCGCCGACGATGCTAACGCGACCAGGATACAGTACTTCGCCACCGTGGGCGAGCCCCTTTGCGACATGAACTTCGCGAGGTCGGGGCTTGGCTACTGCGATGTCGCCGTTGGTACTGGCGCTGTGGCCCCTCGGAGCGAACTCATCAAT GTTCACTACACTGCACGGTTTGCAGATGGCACAGTGTTCGATAGCAGTTATAAGCGCGGAAGACCTCTGACAATGCGTATTGGAGCAGGTAAG GTCCTTCCAGGGCTCGATCAGGGAATCCTAGGTGGTGGTGGAGTACCTCCAATGCATGTTG GGGGAAAGCGTAAACTTCTCATACCTCCATTGTTAGCATATGGGCCAGAACCAGCAGGATGTTTTCAAG GACTTTGGAGATGTATCTTTCATATTTCATAG
- the LOC121981673 gene encoding photosynthetic NDH subunit of lumenal location 4, chloroplastic-like isoform X1: MFTISTLSVTPSTPRFLSLPPRCHKVTPFLSERGPISVPPPSPLPIGDSRVEAAAASAPSLSSSCSYAESVPSTSRRLVGAGMCLLLMSSFADDANATRIQYFATVGEPLCDMNFARSGLGYCDVAVGTGAVAPRSELINVHYTARFADGTVFDSSYKRGRPLTMRIGAGKVLPGLDQGILGGGGVPPMHVGGKRKLLIPPLLAYGPEPAGCFQGDCNIPANATLLYDIFFVGIYK, from the exons ATGTTCACCATATCCACGCTATCTGTTACGCCTTCTACTCCTCGCTTCCTTTCCCTCCCTCCCAGATGCCACAAGGTCACGCCTTTCCTCTCCGAGAGAGGTCCCATCTCCGTCCCTCCGCCATCTCCTCTCCCCATCGGCGACTCCCGCGTGGAGGCCGCCGCAGCCTCCgccccctccctctcttcttcctgtTCGTATGCGGAATCGGTTCCTTCGACTAGTAGGAGGCTGGTTGGAGCAGGAATGTGTCTCTTGCTGATGTCTTCTTTCGCCGACGATGCTAACGCGACCAGGATACAGTACTTCGCCACCGTGGGCGAGCCCCTTTGCGACATGAACTTCGCGAGGTCGGGGCTTGGCTACTGCGATGTCGCCGTTGGTACTGGCGCTGTGGCCCCTCGGAGCGAACTCATCAAT GTTCACTACACTGCACGGTTTGCAGATGGCACAGTGTTCGATAGCAGTTATAAGCGCGGAAGACCTCTGACAATGCGTATTGGAGCAGGTAAG GTCCTTCCAGGGCTCGATCAGGGAATCCTAGGTGGTGGTGGAGTACCTCCAATGCATGTTG GGGGAAAGCGTAAACTTCTCATACCTCCATTGTTAGCATATGGGCCAGAACCAGCAGGATGTTTTCAAG GTGACTGCAATATTCCAGCAAATGCAACTCttttatatgatattttttttgttgGAATATACAAGTAA